GTGGACCTTCGCTTCCGAACAGCATCCCACAGACGCATCTGCCGGACCTACCCGCGAACGTTGCCGACGACGAGCTGGACGATGAGCCGGGTGTCAGTGTGCTCACGAtcccgcagcagcagccgtaCGACGAGCTCAAGTACGAAACCGCTCCAGCGCAGGAGGAATCGCACGCTCACCATTCGGGAACAGGCAGTACCGGGCCGAGCCATACGCTGCACGCCGACAACAACGACATTGGCCGATCGGGGGTAGTCGACCCGAACGGGGGCGACCCGGTGGATGGGACGATCACGCCcagcacaacaaccaccaccacgatgCAGACGATCCTGGAGTTCAAGAACCTCATCCACGACGGTAGCTCATCGTCGTCCGCCATACTGGTACTGCCACCGGAGGTCCTACCGTTGCCGCTGGACAAAGCGCAAGGGTTGGCGACGGAACCGGAGGAGGACCCGCCAGAAACGCAACAGGACCAGAACGTGGAGTTGGACGGTGATTTGCAGTGAACGACACATCCACCCACCCCTCGGAGGTTGAAGGTTAAGACATCTCTCTGAGAGTGCGTTGGAGTTTTattttgggagggggggggacaACATCAAAAAGCGATCCAAGAAGCGAAAGCGAACTCTGCGTCCTGCTGTGTGGTTATGTTTTGTATTgcggtttgcgtttttttgaGGACGAAGCTTTAGGGGGCATTTTAAGGGCCAGGGCTGTTTAGCTTAGGACGCTAATGACTGAGAAGATTTCTGGGCAGCAGGGAGATGTAGAACCTTTCACGGACATCGTAAAGCATCGTCCCCACAGATGGACattgggttggttttgttgagAGAGGAAATGAGTTCCATTATTTCAATGTGAAATGCTTCCGCAGCAGTGAGTACTCTTCCGGTTTGTTGCGATTTGGAGACTACTTGCTGgggattttctttcctttcgattttgtttggtttcttgTGGCCGTTTTTTGCCCATCCATCGCGACCACCCTTGTAGACCGTTTTGTGTTAGTAAATTGTGTGCGAGCTGTACGGCTGTTGAGTGTTCTGTGCGGGTGCGTATGTGTGGGATTGTGTGATTGGAAGTGTGTGCGCGTGGAcgtatgtttatttgtttgttgcgaaTGTAATAATCAGTATCAGCGAGGAagattaacaaacaaacaaacaaaaaaaaaacaaaaacagccacAACAAAATATGCATGTAACAGCTTTATACCAGTGAAGCTGCATTTGATATATCCCTTCATgtaacgagagagagagagagcgagagagagagaaagaaagctaCGCAATATGGCTTGCTGACTGTGGGGAATTGTAACTCTTATATTCCTATGTGCGATTTTGTTTGACGTGCCATTTTTGAATGCATATACAAATATTCTGCTTGCCATGTAAGACGCCTAGgggttagattttttttttagtaataatATTTCCTTTGTTCCGTTTAAGGGTTTGAAACAAGTTTTTCCGTTGCTTTCCTTAAAGATTTGGcctgagttttgttttgtttgatcacGATTTATTCGATCGGTTGACTTAAAATTAGGCTTTGGTTTAGTAAGAGTCAGACAGacagaaacaaaatggaagatTATGAACGAACGCTAAAGGAAGTAAtagcaaagcagcaaaaggaaaTAACTCGAcacgatacacacaaacatcCAAAGCGTGAAGATGAACATTTACAGCCCCAGTTTGAGCAATGGCAActaaaaatcatcattttactGTTAATTGATACTTCTAATAGTAGCGGTAGCTAGTAGCGTAGCGATATTAATGagtttaatataataataattattactattatgAACGCAGCACGCGCACCACTTTCGCGTAGAGTACGGTGGTACAGTAGAACTTTAcccgaacgaaaaaaaaaaaccacgaaacAAACGGATGGACGACGATACGATGGCCGACACGttcggaaggaaggaaggtgtGCCACTGGCGAGTTTGAGAGAATGCTATTGTAGCGAATTTGTAATTATTAGTGTGGTTTTGAGatgatgcgtttttttaaacttttcacttttattcgtttgttttcttttgtttggtaGTGAAGTTGAACAACTGCTTCTTACGATGCAACGAACATCCATCAACCGGCCCGGAATGGGCCCGAGTCGAGTTTGCTAAACTTAGtattgaaaaggaaaacaagaacGCATTGCATTTGCAAGTCTTAGTAACAAAATTCAGTAGTGAATCAAAACTCCCATTGCATAGAGCGACATGTGTGACGACTATCATTTCGCATCATAGCGCTTgtttcgaaataaataaaaaaaaaacgtgaatttaattgcaaataaaaGTTAAGAAAATCAAATATCCACAGCGTGTCGTTGTGTctgaattcaatttttgggAAATCACACAGAACGttgcgtttgcgtttgtttcggGCGCGCGCAAGGcttgaagcgttttttttgcgtttgtcTGGTGGATAAAGTTGGAACTAAAATATCGCTTCTGCAATAATTCGAATTTGAAGTTGAGGTTCGGGTCTTGACTAGATTTGGTTAATCTATTGTTTTCGAGGCATTTGTATTAATTTGTCATTAGCTTTAACTTCTTCGTAAAATAAACAGAATTTTTGATTTCTATCATGCCTGTCGTAATAAATATGTGAAAGAAGCTTGTTTGTAGCATTTGTCTCAATTACCCCCAAGATTACACATGAGAAAAAGCACAACTTATGGTTTGTGTCTTGACTAAGTtgagattttttatttccatcgatTATTTCTTCCCATCAACAGTTGCAAAATTAAACCATATTTTCAATACCAAAAAATGCAACTGCATAAAAATTCTCACATGACGGAAACTCACAAACGCTattgttttggaaatggtttttcaaattttattgtggttgttgtttgcgtgttttgtttttgtttgctccaattttttgttgttgaatgcGTTCTTCTGATTTTAACAGGCGTTTTGGCTTAGTCAACTTTTCGTCACCATCGTACTACTGCGGGCCCGGGCGGCCACTGCAGTGCGATGCTCGAAGTACTAAAAAGCACTCAATAAACGACATTTGCTCGCTGTCGTGCTTTGGGTTTTGTGGGGTGAGAGTTAGTTTATTAGTTTTACGTTCTCCGCCGGCTGAGCGTCGGATAAAGAAGCAACATTACTGCAGCAATTAGTGCGGTACTTAAATTTGTGGCGATTTAAACCTGATCATTACCAAACGATCACAAGTGCCCTTCGCAGGGAAAGGGACCCAGAGTGAAGTACTAAAAACGCGAAATTAAACAACAGACTTTCGGTCACACTATATAATatcattttcaatcaacaTTTTACAGAATATGTTGGGCCATGACGCGTCTTACGAGCACCTCCGTTTGCTCTCACTCCATTCGATCTTTTCAACAGATCAGCAAACGAAAGATACGAACGAATAATCCcgcaaacaaagaagaaaacagaacaaaatatTTGCCAAACATGTTCTGTTACTACCTAGTACTGTCACGAAGCAATGCTGTCCTCCAAAAACAGATAAcaccgtgtttgtttttccttcatgtcactctctttcttttgcagTTTGCACTCTTTTACTCTTCCATTTGCTTCCACTATCACTTGCACGTCGTGTGGCATGGTACCTTTCTAGCTTCGCTGTCCTTTTCTTCATATTCACACACGCATCATAGACTTTCCGCTTAACCATGGGCTTCTTTTAACTGCTTCACACTATTTACACacacgtaaaacaaaaataatcctTACCGTACCTGTGTAAGCACACTtctgcaaaaatgaaacagaaaatgtGCTTTCTCCTCGCATCTCCACCAGCTGAATATTCAGCATTTTTCTTCGCATCCTGTACAGTATATACCACCAACAGAGCGGCCTTCACCCCAACATTCAGCGTGTCGTCGACAACCAACGGAGGCTTGATTGCGTTTTTCCAACGACAAtgccaaacaacaaaagcaaagatGGCTGACCAAAGAAGCGGGAAGCCGTTTTcttccaacaacaacagaatcGAACGAGGGCAGCAAGAAAAGTAGGCATTGATGGTACGGTTCTAtctacaaaatggcggcgaaaCTTCACAGCGAGATGACGACGACCAAACACACCGTGCGCCTGTTACATCGCAGTTTCGATTGGGTAACTGACATTTTTATTACGCTCGCACAATGTTTGCCTGAATGAGTAACGACGCCAACCCTCCACCGCTCGTAAAGCCCCCTTCCCCCCTCTCCCTTTTCCTTGccctccccacacacacacacagatcatCCTCATGGCAATATAAGCCGGTTGCTtttgggagtgtttttttgttgctttcacgCTCGCTATATATCACTTGTGATGCTACACACTATGTGTCCTATTGTTGATGCCTACCGATGACGCCGCACGCAGGGAAAACGAGACGCATCGACATGCGCGCGCCAAAAGGGGGAGAAAAGGCTTTTAGCCGTCCAGCTCCATTACGTTCGGGTCCGTGTTGTTGATGCCACCGGTCGTTGCCGTCCCGCTCATCGGTTCGCTAAGGTTCCGACAGTGCGTTAGCACAATCTGGGCTAGCTCCTTGAGGCGCGGATACGGCTGCGGATGTTCGATCAGCTCCTGCAGCAACTCTATACCATGCTCCTGCTCCACCACCCGGCAGTACTTGGTCGGGTAGACCTGAAACGGGAGGAAAAGCGATGTTAACGCTGAGGAGGTGCCCACCTCATCCGCAAGGATGGAACAAACAACAGTCGCGACACTTACTTTGGTTAGATTCGCTAGTGCCCAAATGGCCCAATGTTGACACTGTGGCGTGTGGTAGCAGCGAATCAGCCCAAGAATTGGCTCGAAGCTGCGATAGTTGATGTTACGCTCGGCGGACAGATCCCATCGCTCGATAGCTTCCACCATGCGCACCAACACGCTGTACCGTGTCGGTCGCGTTATCGTCCAGGCATCCGCACCATCCGAGGCAATATGGGCCAACACGCCAGCGGCATTATAGCTGACCTGGAAGGATAGTTGCTGGGACGGTTAATCCAATCGGTCGGCCAGCTATTCCATAACCACTACCTACCTCAATGCCATCGCTGGACGAATCGAGCAAATCGGAAAATTCGGTTATAAACTCGGCCGTCATCAGGCGTGGCCGTAGCTCCTTCACTTCCGCCACATTACCAAGCAAACCCATCATGTTGCGCAGCAGCTCATCCCGATCGGGGAATAGCTAAAGGGGCGGGGAAATATAAAGAAAgcaccacacaccaaaaaTTACTATAAATAAATCGTTCTGTAAGGTCCGTGGCACGTAGAATAATCGATCCCCGCGATCTGCGCACCTTTAAACAGCCGAGGAAATATTCCATGCCGCGACCGTCCAGAAACCGTTCACAGTTCTTGGCCGTCTCGTCGGTTACGTTCCACATCGTCGACCAGGCCACCTCCATTACGTCGTCAAAGACACGCCTCGATAATCGGTCGTTGATCAAATTCAACATCGTCTGTTGGAAGGGAGGAAAGAGAGACAACAAAGCATGAGAATGGAGGTGCAATTTCATAACCGATAGAACCCAAAACCGTCGTAAGTACACacacccccacacacacacacacttaccgaTATAGCACCGAGATCGCCCAAAAACAGCTTCTGGCTGCCGTCCACCTGGCAGGCTAGTGAGTTTAGCAGATAGATTGCGATGCGCTGCACGAATCCTTCCTGCTCTCGGTACGATACGCCGTGCAAAAGTATGTGAACCAGCCGCTCGTATTCAAACATCTGTCATAAGATGAATAGAACAAGTTAATATATTTTCTATACAGTTCAGATTAAACATACGCTTTTCGAGGAGCTCAACAACATACTACAGGTCATTAACAATAGAAAACGTAGTCAAACAATTATTCTTACAGCATAAGGAcggtccggtggtgtatttggtagcggcgccggtctgaCTCGACAGCACCGAGAAcccaaatcccatccggaccgttccccccgtagcaaggactgattaTTCGATTAAGCGACAAAATAAGTCTGGTAAGCCAGAAATAACAGACATGTCCTAGTAGATCGCTACGCCAAGAACAATAAAATGACTTccacttcttctttatcggtcCAGGCCTGCCATAtctgactttctttgactAAACTAAAATTACAGCCCCTCGAAATTTAGCTCGTCCACTTAACTAGCGAACCCTTTCAATGGACACTTACCACATCGAGCGGTATGTTGAACTGGCACAACGTTAAACAACCATTCCGCATCATTGTATCATCCGTCAGGTGTGTGGACATGCCGTTCAGCAGTGTGTGAATGATGTGGTTCTTCAACGGTACGCCaaacttcattttttcccttccttttACGATGTAGAATAAGGTGGCACTGTAACACGCAACGATAAAGCAATTCATTAATGTGCCCATCTTCGAATGCATATCTTCACAACCTACCTGCCACTGATCTGAATATTCTTTACGCGTATGTGCTTATCCATTGCCGACAGAACTACGTCCAACGCTTTGTGGATTTGTTTGCACGTTTCAAACCGTAACAGATGGTACAGGTCGTTCAGTACCTTCGTCAGCAGTTCGTGCCGGTCCTGATAGGCCACGGCAGCTACCAAGATCTGTTCTTCCGTTGCCTCACCGGCGACCTAAAAtcggatacaaaaaaaaaacagcaatgtAAACCCCTGTAAAGCTTTTCTTCCCGATCCCGATCATGCAACTTACCCTCAGCGCCGGAATGTCGTGCCATTTGCACGCCGAATGAGAGGTATAGTAGATGCCGAGAAAATCCAACGGTCGATCCACCCGACTAACCAGCCCCGGGATGTCCGAGCTGTTGCCCGTGCAAGAGCCGGCCCGTTCGGCCACACCATCACCGGCTAGGTTCGTACCGGAGATGTCCAAATGTCGCAGTTTTGGTAGATTTTCAACTAAGTTTGCTAGCAACTAGTATCGGGAAAAGAGACAGAAGTAAAGGAAGACAAACATTTAGATCAACAACTTGTTGTCCACTACTCCGCTGTGACAGCACCAAACTTACTTTGTTAGGCGTTAGATAGTTTCCATCGACGTTCGCGCGTGACACGGACAGGTCGAGCGTTTCCAGATTTTTCAGCTTGCACAGCGTCGGAAACTCGTGCTCCAGCGGCCACACATTGAACAGGATGAGTGTGCGCAGGTTCGGCAGGTCGACCAGCGCCTTCAGGCTGAACTCGGCGAAGATGCACGCGGTCAGATCGAGATGGCTCAGCTCGGTCAGATGGCTGAACTGGATCGTTGGCTGCAGCACGACCCCGTTCAGCTTGAGACGCTGCAGACGGGGCAACAGCAGCTGAAAGTCGATCGGGGTCTTTTCGTTCGGTTCGCTATGCTTCAGCATATCGACGAACCGGCCGAGCTCGAGCGAACGTAGCTGCCGACAGTGCTCGATCAGGATGTTCCAGGAGGCGGTCGTGATCTTGTTGCAGTACCACATCGACAGCGAGTTGAGCTGGTGTCGCAACAGTATGCGCATGCCCTCGTTCGTGATGGTGCTGTTGCGCAGGCTAACATGACGCAGCGGTGTTTTCTCCGTGTCGCGGAATATCTGTATGAAGCGATCGTTGATGTCCTGCCCGCAGTCCTGCTGATAGCGGAGGAATctgaaagacaaaaaaatagagATGGAGGTTAGCAACTTGTAACAGCTTTTTGTAGGTTAGCAGATCGTTGAAccggctcggtggtgtattagtAGCGGCGCAGGTCAGGCCCgctccaaaatcccatccgaaccaatcccccgtacggaAGACTtgacttgactttgactatccggctacgcgtaaataaagtcaaagaaagccagaaatgaacCCTAGAACATTCAATTGtggacctcttgaggttggtTGTGCCAATAAGTTTGCAGTTCTCCAGTCACAACTCTCTTTTTGCACGTCAAATTTACTACATTATCCGTTGCGTTTCGTGCGAATAAGAACAATTCTTCTGCAGCTACAAATGACTCAGAGGTGCTATTtccaacatttttatttcccaccAATGAACAAAGTTGTCGCAGGCATTGGAATGCCTGCAGTTAGTCTTGCAGCGAATTGTCGAGGGCAAATCTAAATCATTTGCCACCGGACGGAGACAGCTCGAATCGCAATGTAGTTCCACAAATAGAACAATTTCTTTGTCCTCATATAAATAACGTGcaatgttttggtggttttgctgCATCTTTCCAAAAGCAGCCAGTGCGAAAATTGGCATTTCTACACTGTGTGGAAGCAGCAGAATTCCAAACTATATCCAAAGACAAAACCGCCATGAGATGTAGGTTCGCGGCACCATCATTAAGGTGTGGTAAGCTTCGCGATTCTATCGTCGCCCATAAAAACCCGGAATCTCTTTTTTCACTTCTCCATCTCGTTAAACCAGGGTGCTTGTGAAATGCAAAAGCCGAAAAGAAGGATCGCGAACACATCATCATATTTCGCGGCCATTATCATCATTCATTTCCCATGACCTTGC
This Anopheles marshallii chromosome 3, idAnoMarsDA_429_01, whole genome shotgun sequence DNA region includes the following protein-coding sequences:
- the LOC128711589 gene encoding protein zer-1 homolog, with the translated sequence MLGRVRLKENGIMDEELPTLLETTIRFLAKNLHVICNTDPVTHQLELKDDVVVPNEICDRFLRYQQDCGQDINDRFIQIFRDTEKTPLRHVSLRNSTITNEGMRILLRHQLNSLSMWYCNKITTASWNILIEHCRQLRSLELGRFVDMLKHSEPNEKTPIDFQLLLPRLQRLKLNGVVLQPTIQFSHLTELSHLDLTACIFAEFSLKALVDLPNLRTLILFNVWPLEHEFPTLCKLKNLETLDLSVSRANVDGNYLTPNKLLANLVENLPKLRHLDISGTNLAGDGVAERAGSCTGNSSDIPGLVSRVDRPLDFLGIYYTSHSACKWHDIPALRVAGEATEEQILVAAVAYQDRHELLTKVLNDLYHLLRFETCKQIHKALDVVLSAMDKHIRVKNIQISGSATLFYIVKGREKMKFGVPLKNHIIHTLLNGMSTHLTDDTMMRNGCLTLCQFNIPLDVMFEYERLVHILLHGVSYREQEGFVQRIAIYLLNSLACQVDGSQKLFLGDLGAISTMLNLINDRLSRRVFDDVMEVAWSTMWNVTDETAKNCERFLDGRGMEYFLGCLKLFPDRDELLRNMMGLLGNVAEVKELRPRLMTAEFITEFSDLLDSSSDGIEVSYNAAGVLAHIASDGADAWTITRPTRYSVLVRMVEAIERWDLSAERNINYRSFEPILGLIRCYHTPQCQHWAIWALANLTKVYPTKYCRVVEQEHGIELLQELIEHPQPYPRLKELAQIVLTHCRNLSEPMSGTATTGGINNTDPNVMELDG